The proteins below come from a single Candidatus Planktophila dulcis genomic window:
- the rodA gene encoding rod shape-determining protein RodA: MSTFLNRSPYRRARRSSVLSGFDPVLTGAVAALLVIGTLLVYAATRDWYASNGLDPQYYLKRHVINIVIGLALAWGTTIIDYRLLRAYTPYIWGLGVFGLLFVLIPGVGSEVNGAKAWIRLPAGLQIQPAEIAKISIIIGIAMLLSERTHNNDAPSHQDVLKALGVAAIPILLILAQPDMGTVLIISASVVTMLAVSGAPTRWVVGLILLALVGGFVAVKAGVISDYQVKRLQSFVDPNADSQGAGYQLRQARITVGSGGLIGTGLFNGPQTNGRFVPEQQTDFIFTVAGEELGFLGSGLIIFLLFLILMRAFAIARRSTDPYGMLVCTGVIAWFAFQIFENIGMTLGLMPMTGVPLPFMSYGGSSMFANLIGFGLLQNVHASHRS; the protein is encoded by the coding sequence ATGAGTACATTCCTCAATCGCAGCCCTTATCGTCGAGCGCGCAGAAGCTCAGTTCTCTCTGGCTTTGATCCGGTATTAACGGGCGCAGTCGCTGCGCTTTTAGTTATTGGAACGTTGCTTGTCTATGCAGCAACTCGTGATTGGTATGCATCAAATGGCTTAGATCCCCAATATTACCTCAAGCGCCATGTCATCAATATTGTCATCGGTCTTGCACTTGCGTGGGGAACGACAATTATCGATTACCGACTACTACGTGCATACACGCCATATATCTGGGGGCTAGGTGTCTTCGGACTTCTCTTTGTTCTCATTCCAGGAGTGGGTAGTGAAGTAAATGGCGCAAAGGCATGGATTCGTTTGCCAGCAGGTTTGCAGATTCAACCAGCGGAGATCGCAAAGATTTCTATCATCATCGGCATTGCAATGCTCTTATCTGAGCGCACACACAACAATGATGCACCTTCGCATCAAGATGTATTAAAGGCTCTCGGTGTTGCAGCTATTCCCATTCTTCTCATCCTTGCTCAACCTGATATGGGAACAGTCCTAATCATTAGCGCATCCGTTGTCACCATGCTTGCAGTATCGGGTGCTCCCACACGCTGGGTTGTTGGATTGATTCTTCTAGCCCTCGTCGGTGGATTTGTTGCAGTCAAGGCCGGAGTGATTAGTGATTACCAGGTAAAGCGACTTCAATCATTTGTCGATCCCAATGCAGATTCACAAGGTGCTGGCTATCAACTCAGGCAGGCGCGCATCACTGTGGGCTCTGGTGGGCTCATTGGAACAGGTCTCTTTAATGGTCCCCAGACCAATGGTCGCTTTGTTCCTGAACAGCAGACTGACTTTATCTTTACCGTTGCAGGTGAAGAACTTGGATTCTTAGGTAGTGGGCTCATCATCTTCCTCCTCTTTCTTATTTTGATGCGAGCATTTGCAATTGCGCGGCGATCGACGGACCCCTACGGGATGCTTGTCTGCACCGGTGTTATTGCATGGTTCGCTTTTCAAATATTTGAAAATATCGGAATGACCTTGGGGTTGATGCCGATGACAGGGGTTCCTCTGCCATTTATGTCATACGGTGGATCGAGCATGTTTGCCAACCTCATCGGCTTTGGCCTCTTGCAGAATGTTCACGCAAGTCATCGCAGCTAA
- the mrdA gene encoding penicillin-binding protein 2, producing the protein MNQRSRLSLLVIQIFIASLMLALFGRLFYLQVAAGPIYRDAALSIQSRDVVTPANRGFIVDSSGVPMALNRVGLAVTVDRTKIDKLPEKGVAVVKDLVTLLGLNFDDVWQRTRLCGELPKGKKAGCWTGSRFQPIPITNTADPQIALRIVERSDRYPGISATPLAIRSYPTTLGLNGGHVLGYVGPLTESDLAGANGRSYFRSESIGKAGLEIVYDEYLRGNPGIKTFIVDRKEAVTTTSKNTKPVAGNHLVTSLDIRLQAATEAALAAAVKRARGSGFRADGGAAVVLDVRNGQVLSLASYPTFDPNAFETGLTVQEAEDLYSEKTGVPALNRALQGLYALGSTFKAVSVIAAKDAGYSLSASYACPSEVQVGTRAFQNFESKAQGTLSMKKAIAVSCDTIWYRIAYDEWLRDGGLRPKSNPNDYFFKAAEKFQMGKKTGVDLPSESSGRLANREWRKAWYSQNKDFYCNYKERSTKSQQTAFLLQLARENCLDGDKIRAGDAVNFSIGQGDTVVTPLKLAQMYAAVANGGTIWKPTVAKAIVKTDGTVLRTFQPEKLGELGEDQATIDFLHDALREVAISGTAAGAFAGFPVATSGKTGTAQVFGRNPNGSAKSDTSWYASFAPAKNPRYAVVMMVSQGGYGAGTSGVGVRQIYEAIFGAQGSTVKPELALFPNGKPPTTLPRISPATKPKPSILNPGKPKVLASPTPTAKAKVKR; encoded by the coding sequence ATGAATCAACGCTCTCGGCTCAGCCTTCTTGTTATTCAAATCTTCATCGCATCCCTCATGCTCGCCCTCTTTGGTCGCCTCTTCTATCTCCAGGTAGCTGCAGGTCCTATCTATCGTGATGCAGCGCTCAGTATTCAAAGCCGCGATGTGGTGACACCTGCAAACCGTGGCTTTATCGTTGACTCATCTGGTGTTCCGATGGCGCTCAATAGAGTGGGCCTTGCAGTCACTGTTGATCGCACCAAGATTGATAAGTTGCCTGAAAAGGGTGTTGCTGTTGTGAAAGACCTTGTCACTCTTTTAGGTCTTAACTTTGATGATGTCTGGCAGCGCACACGTTTATGTGGCGAACTTCCTAAGGGCAAGAAAGCTGGATGCTGGACAGGTTCCAGGTTCCAACCAATACCAATTACCAATACTGCTGATCCTCAGATTGCACTTCGTATTGTGGAGCGCTCAGATAGATATCCTGGAATTTCAGCCACGCCACTTGCCATTAGAAGTTACCCGACAACCCTTGGACTTAACGGGGGACATGTACTCGGTTATGTCGGACCGCTAACTGAATCCGATCTTGCTGGAGCAAATGGTCGCTCATACTTTCGATCTGAATCTATTGGAAAAGCTGGACTTGAAATCGTCTATGACGAATATTTGAGAGGAAATCCAGGAATTAAGACATTTATCGTTGACAGAAAAGAAGCTGTAACGACGACAAGTAAGAATACAAAGCCAGTTGCTGGAAACCATCTCGTGACAAGTCTAGATATTCGACTGCAAGCCGCAACAGAGGCAGCACTTGCGGCTGCGGTAAAGCGCGCACGCGGATCTGGTTTCCGTGCTGACGGGGGAGCAGCTGTTGTTCTCGATGTTCGCAATGGACAAGTTCTCTCTCTTGCTTCCTATCCAACATTTGATCCCAACGCCTTTGAAACAGGATTAACAGTTCAAGAGGCGGAAGATCTCTATAGCGAGAAGACGGGGGTTCCTGCACTCAATCGCGCACTGCAAGGCCTCTATGCACTCGGTTCAACATTTAAGGCAGTCTCAGTGATTGCGGCAAAAGATGCTGGATATAGCTTGAGCGCTTCCTATGCCTGTCCTTCTGAGGTACAGGTAGGTACTCGCGCATTCCAGAACTTTGAGAGTAAAGCTCAGGGAACTCTCTCCATGAAGAAAGCTATCGCTGTCTCCTGCGACACTATTTGGTATCGCATCGCATATGACGAATGGTTGCGTGATGGTGGTTTGAGGCCTAAATCAAACCCAAATGATTACTTCTTCAAGGCTGCTGAGAAGTTCCAAATGGGTAAAAAGACTGGTGTGGATCTACCTTCTGAATCCTCAGGGCGCCTGGCAAATCGTGAATGGCGCAAGGCTTGGTATAGCCAGAATAAGGATTTCTACTGCAACTACAAAGAGCGTTCTACTAAATCACAGCAAACAGCATTCTTACTTCAGTTAGCACGCGAGAACTGTCTTGATGGCGACAAGATTCGCGCAGGCGATGCTGTGAACTTCTCTATTGGCCAAGGAGATACTGTGGTAACTCCTCTCAAACTTGCACAGATGTATGCAGCCGTCGCTAACGGTGGAACTATCTGGAAGCCAACAGTTGCTAAGGCAATTGTGAAGACCGATGGAACAGTGCTTCGTACTTTCCAACCTGAAAAACTCGGTGAGCTCGGTGAAGACCAGGCAACTATTGACTTCTTACATGATGCTCTACGTGAAGTAGCAATCTCGGGTACAGCAGCGGGAGCATTTGCGGGTTTCCCTGTTGCAACATCAGGTAAGACAGGAACTGCTCAGGTCTTTGGTCGAAACCCAAATGGCAGTGCTAAATCTGATACATCTTGGTATGCATCATTTGCTCCTGCAAAAAATCCTCGTTACGCCGTTGTCATGATGGTCAGCCAAGGTGGTTACGGTGCTGGCACATCTGGTGTGGGTGTTCGACAGATTTATGAAGCAATCTTTGGTGCTCAAGGTTCTACGGTTAAGCCAGAGCTTGCACTCTTTCCCAATGGAAAGCCACCGACCACGTTGCCTCGCATTTCACCTGCGACAAAACCAAAGCCATCTATATTAAATCCCGGGAAACCAAAAGTTCTTGCTAGCCCAACACCCACTGCGAAGGCGAAGGTGAAACGATGA
- the mreD gene encoding rod shape-determining protein MreD, which translates to MSLRRFFYSFPIFFTVFLLQEAVVTQMRLPAGGINLLLVVALIWAALSTPEIGALTGFGAGLMMDVSQTSPGPMGHWTLVLIIACYAIAFLGYGDDNIRGNPINIIFLVTIGVIAAQTVFLLLGMMLGQQVGSVSNIAFLLAGSAFWTAIISPLILKVISFFHANIFGMRSQL; encoded by the coding sequence ATGTCACTGCGCAGATTCTTCTACTCCTTTCCTATCTTCTTTACTGTCTTCTTACTACAAGAAGCTGTTGTGACGCAGATGCGATTGCCAGCAGGCGGCATTAACTTGCTTCTTGTTGTTGCACTCATCTGGGCTGCACTGAGCACACCTGAGATAGGTGCACTCACTGGTTTTGGTGCAGGGCTGATGATGGATGTTTCACAAACCTCTCCTGGACCTATGGGGCACTGGACTCTGGTACTAATCATCGCCTGCTATGCAATCGCATTTCTTGGCTATGGTGATGACAATATTCGCGGCAATCCCATCAACATCATTTTTCTCGTCACCATTGGCGTCATTGCGGCGCAAACAGTTTTTCTACTCCTTGGAATGATGCTGGGGCAACAGGTGGGAAGCGTCTCAAACATTGCCTTCCTTCTTGCCGGTTCTGCATTCTGGACAGCGATAATTTCCCCACTCATCCTTAAAGTCATCTCTTTCTTCCACGCAAATATTTTTGGAATGCGTTCTCAGCTATGA
- the mreC gene encoding rod shape-determining protein MreC, whose protein sequence is MRYGGDNRGRLLIIVLLVTSLFLITLDLRGVQVIDGLRTGTQTALTPVQKAGSWLVSPFRNFLSDVTHLGRTRNKMEKLTAENEKLRLTLQNRKTADAQLKQLKGVLNLAGTAGYEVVNAKVISQGSTTSFTQTITIDAGTSSGVRANMTVLSGYGLVGVVKYAYRDSALVQLASDPAFKIGARIAGTQQIGILSGQGTRKGVLQLLDNTTQVRKGDALLARGSQNGRPFVPGVPIGEVTSVDNSPGAVTQTADVKFYTNFSTLGVVAVVVSGSSADPRDSLVPPKPRPTPLPTVTIYATPGAVEPTPTPTATK, encoded by the coding sequence GTGCGCTACGGCGGCGACAACCGCGGTCGCTTACTTATCATCGTTCTTCTTGTCACCTCTTTATTTCTGATCACCTTAGATCTTCGAGGCGTTCAAGTCATCGATGGACTGCGCACAGGAACACAGACTGCTCTTACTCCAGTGCAAAAAGCTGGATCATGGCTCGTATCTCCATTTCGCAACTTCCTCTCTGATGTGACCCACCTTGGTCGCACACGTAATAAGATGGAGAAGCTCACTGCAGAGAATGAGAAGCTGCGACTCACGCTACAAAATCGTAAAACTGCAGATGCACAACTCAAGCAACTCAAAGGTGTTCTGAATTTGGCAGGAACTGCTGGATATGAAGTGGTCAATGCAAAGGTAATCTCACAAGGTTCAACTACATCTTTCACGCAGACCATCACAATCGATGCAGGAACTTCATCAGGTGTTCGTGCCAATATGACCGTTCTTTCTGGTTATGGACTAGTGGGCGTTGTGAAGTATGCATATAGAGATAGTGCGCTCGTGCAATTGGCATCAGATCCTGCATTTAAAATTGGTGCTCGTATTGCAGGCACACAGCAAATTGGAATTCTCAGTGGTCAGGGCACACGTAAGGGAGTTCTGCAGCTCCTTGATAACACGACACAGGTGCGTAAAGGTGATGCGCTCTTAGCGCGCGGAAGTCAGAACGGTCGTCCATTTGTTCCAGGTGTTCCTATCGGTGAAGTCACTTCGGTCGATAATTCACCAGGTGCTGTGACACAAACTGCTGATGTGAAGTTCTATACCAATTTCTCAACACTCGGTGTGGTTGCAGTAGTCGTTTCAGGATCTTCTGCCGACCCTCGCGATTCACTTGTGCCACCTAAGCCTCGCCCTACCCCTCTTCCGACTGTCACTATCTATGCAACACCTGGTGCAGTTGAGCCAACACCGACACCTACAGCTACGAAATAA
- a CDS encoding rod shape-determining protein: MSNRMSFIGRDMAVDLGTANTLVYVRGRGIVLNEPSVVAINQDTGGILAVGLEAKKMIGRTPGNIVAIRPLKDGVIADFDTTERMLRYFIQKVHRRSYLAKPRIVVCVPSGITGVEQRAVKDAGYAAGARKVYIIEEPMAAAIGAGLPIHEPTGNMVVDIGGGTTEVAVISLGGIVTALSIRIGGDELDQSIISWTKREYSLLLGERTAEEIKMAIGSAYPLQGENDAEIRGRDLATGLPKTIVVTAAEIRKALEEPVNQIINAVKATLDKCPPELASDLMDRGIVLTGGGALLKGLDERLRKETGMPIHIADRPLDAVVEGSGKCIEEFEALEKVLISEPRR; this comes from the coding sequence ATGTCTAACAGAATGTCATTCATCGGCCGCGATATGGCAGTTGACCTAGGTACTGCTAACACGCTCGTCTATGTTCGCGGTCGTGGCATTGTCCTTAATGAGCCATCTGTAGTTGCCATTAATCAAGATACTGGTGGCATCCTCGCTGTTGGTCTTGAAGCAAAGAAGATGATTGGTCGTACTCCAGGCAACATCGTTGCTATTCGTCCACTCAAAGATGGCGTTATTGCAGACTTCGACACAACAGAGCGCATGCTTCGTTACTTTATTCAGAAAGTTCACCGTCGTAGCTACTTGGCAAAGCCACGTATCGTCGTCTGTGTTCCATCAGGTATTACAGGCGTTGAACAGCGCGCTGTGAAGGATGCTGGTTACGCAGCTGGCGCACGTAAGGTCTACATCATTGAAGAGCCAATGGCTGCAGCAATCGGTGCAGGTCTTCCCATCCACGAACCAACAGGAAATATGGTTGTTGATATTGGTGGCGGAACAACAGAAGTTGCTGTTATTTCACTCGGTGGAATTGTTACAGCCCTTTCTATCCGTATTGGTGGCGATGAGCTCGATCAGTCGATTATTAGCTGGACTAAGCGCGAATATTCACTGCTTTTGGGTGAGCGCACAGCAGAAGAGATCAAGATGGCTATCGGTTCTGCATACCCACTTCAGGGTGAGAATGATGCTGAAATTCGTGGTCGAGATCTAGCAACAGGTCTTCCTAAGACCATCGTTGTGACAGCTGCCGAAATTCGTAAGGCACTTGAAGAGCCTGTCAATCAGATTATTAATGCTGTGAAAGCAACTCTTGATAAGTGTCCACCAGAACTTGCATCTGATCTTATGGATCGCGGCATTGTTCTGACAGGTGGAGGAGCACTCCTTAAGGGTCTTGATGAGCGTCTTCGTAAAGAGACAGGAATGCCAATCCATATTGCAGACCGTCCACTCGATGCAGTTGTCGAAGGTTCAGGTAAGTGCATTGAAGAGTTCGAAGCCCTTGAAAAGGTTTTGATCTCCGAGCCTCGTCGATAG
- the ndk gene encoding nucleoside-diphosphate kinase: MSIEKTLVLVKPDGVARGLVGEVIARIEAKGYSIVSLRMLQADRALLEKHYAEHQGKPFFEPLVEFMMSGPIVALVAEGNRVIEGFRSLAGVTDPTVAAPGTIRGDLARDQGTKVVQNIVHGSDSPESAAREIAIFFEGK, translated from the coding sequence GTGAGCATAGAAAAGACACTCGTCCTCGTTAAGCCCGATGGCGTTGCGCGCGGTTTAGTAGGCGAAGTAATTGCTCGTATTGAAGCTAAGGGCTATTCGATTGTTTCATTACGTATGTTGCAAGCAGATCGCGCACTTCTTGAAAAGCATTATGCAGAACATCAGGGCAAGCCATTTTTTGAACCACTTGTTGAGTTCATGATGTCAGGTCCGATTGTTGCACTCGTTGCCGAAGGCAATCGCGTGATTGAAGGTTTTCGCTCCCTTGCAGGAGTAACGGATCCAACGGTTGCAGCTCCTGGAACGATTCGCGGAGATCTTGCTCGCGATCAAGGCACAAAAGTTGTTCAAAATATTGTTCACGGATCAGATTCACCAGAATCTGCAGCTCGTGAAATAGCTATCTTCTTCGAGGGGAAATAA
- a CDS encoding DUF4233 domain-containing protein, with protein MRVLGSAVLVMEFFIMGFAMLLAKDNQEPSSIIAGAVIAILMLLTPGLLKKRTGWILGSILQFLMIGYAVVVPSMAIVGLIFAGLWIAAIVVGRRGEAIRAKLMASRTPNP; from the coding sequence ATGCGCGTTTTAGGTTCTGCAGTTCTTGTGATGGAGTTCTTCATCATGGGCTTTGCCATGTTGCTTGCAAAAGATAACCAAGAGCCATCCTCAATCATCGCCGGAGCGGTCATTGCAATTCTCATGCTTCTCACCCCAGGACTTCTCAAGAAGCGCACAGGGTGGATTCTTGGATCTATTCTGCAATTTCTGATGATTGGCTATGCCGTCGTCGTGCCTTCCATGGCCATCGTGGGGCTGATTTTCGCCGGACTCTGGATTGCAGCCATTGTGGTGGGGCGCAGGGGTGAGGCCATCAGGGCAAAACTCATGGCTTCCCGTACTCCCAACCCCTAA
- a CDS encoding bifunctional folylpolyglutamate synthase/dihydrofolate synthase gives MTHTSPEDQSRIDAIEQALLARWPETRIEPTLERIAALVDMLGSPQLSYPTIHIGGTNGKTTTSRMIDSLLFEMGLRTGRFTSPHLESYLERIAINGEPIAAKDLIFSFNDISAYLDLMDEKFEHPISFFEAITALAFAAFAEHPIDVGVIEVGMGGQWDATNVVKADVSVIMPIGLDHTEYLGETLTEIAQTKAGIIKEGGYVVLAQQEPECAVELLKQAALVGADVAREGVEYSVLTRSIAVGGQLLAIQGTKEVYTDIFIPLHGKHQASNAAAALVAVEVFFGDQDLDIEAVRAGFANVKSPGRCEVLHRDPTIIVDAAHNPHGASAIADTIQSEFTFDEVMGIFAPMGDKDARGILLELEQVMDSVIVTANSSSRSMKVSELEKMAAEIFGSDRVFAVPTVTEAIDKAVKDCIRPLSEDTIGILITGSVVTVGEARAIVRKKFAKEEK, from the coding sequence ATGACACATACCTCACCTGAAGATCAATCACGTATCGATGCCATTGAGCAAGCGCTGCTTGCGCGATGGCCCGAGACTCGTATCGAACCAACACTGGAACGTATTGCAGCGCTGGTGGATATGTTGGGCTCACCTCAACTGAGCTATCCCACAATTCACATCGGTGGAACAAACGGTAAGACAACAACTTCACGGATGATTGATTCACTTCTCTTTGAGATGGGACTTCGCACAGGACGCTTTACCAGCCCTCACCTTGAAAGCTATCTCGAGCGCATTGCAATCAACGGTGAGCCAATTGCTGCAAAAGATCTCATCTTCTCCTTCAACGATATCTCTGCCTATCTCGATCTGATGGATGAAAAGTTTGAACATCCCATCTCTTTCTTTGAAGCAATTACCGCACTTGCCTTTGCAGCCTTTGCCGAGCATCCCATCGATGTTGGTGTGATTGAAGTCGGTATGGGAGGCCAATGGGATGCAACCAATGTTGTCAAAGCTGATGTCTCAGTGATTATGCCTATCGGCCTTGATCACACTGAGTATTTAGGTGAAACCCTTACAGAGATTGCGCAGACAAAGGCTGGAATCATTAAAGAAGGCGGTTATGTGGTTCTTGCTCAGCAAGAGCCAGAGTGCGCAGTCGAACTTCTTAAGCAGGCAGCACTTGTGGGCGCTGATGTTGCGCGTGAAGGAGTTGAATACTCAGTTCTCACTCGCTCTATTGCAGTCGGTGGACAGTTACTGGCTATCCAAGGCACCAAGGAGGTTTACACAGATATCTTCATTCCACTTCATGGAAAGCATCAAGCATCGAATGCAGCTGCAGCTCTGGTTGCCGTGGAAGTCTTCTTTGGAGATCAAGATCTCGATATTGAGGCCGTGCGAGCAGGTTTTGCCAATGTGAAATCCCCTGGTCGCTGCGAGGTTCTCCATCGCGACCCAACAATCATTGTGGATGCTGCCCATAACCCACATGGTGCATCTGCTATTGCAGACACCATTCAGAGTGAATTCACCTTCGATGAGGTCATGGGAATCTTTGCCCCTATGGGGGATAAGGATGCGCGCGGGATTTTGCTTGAACTTGAGCAGGTGATGGATTCGGTCATTGTCACCGCCAACTCATCATCTCGTTCGATGAAGGTCAGTGAATTAGAGAAGATGGCGGCAGAGATTTTTGGCAGCGATCGCGTCTTTGCAGTCCCAACTGTTACAGAAGCCATCGATAAGGCTGTTAAGGATTGCATCCGCCCATTGAGTGAAGACACGATTGGAATCCTCATCACAGGTTCTGTGGTGACAGTCGGCGAAGCTCGCGCTATCGTTCGCAAGAAGTTTGCAAAGGAAGAGAAGTAA
- a CDS encoding valine--tRNA ligase — MSSEKRELASSFLPGDIEGPLYTKWIEAGYFTADANSSKEPFTIVIPPPNVTGNLHIGHALDQTLQDCLTRMKRMQGFEALWLPGMDHAGIATQNVVEKQLATQGLSRHDLGREDFVKKVWEWKSESGGQILGQMRRLGDSVDWSREAFTMDENLSQAVLTIFKKLFDQGLIYRAERIINWCPRCLTALSDIEVEHQDDEGEFVQVRYGEGEQSIVVATTRAETMMGDGAVAVHPDDPRYKHMVGTEVLLPLVNRMIPIIADELVDPDFGTGAVKVTAAHDPNDFEMAMRHNVPFVVIMNEHGIMDGTGTEFDGMDRFDARVAVVAKLKEMGRIVAEKRPYIHAVGHCSRCDTTVEPRLSKQWFVKVAPLAKAAGDAVRDGRVKIEPAELAPRYFEWVDNMHDWCISRQLWWGHRIPVWYGPNDEVIVVGPGESAPAGYTQDPDVLDTWFSSALWPFSTLGWPNNTADVKKFYPTSVLVTGYDILFFWVARMMLFGLFAMDGVPPFHTIVLHGLVRDQFGKKMSKSRGNVVDPLEFIDKYGADALRFTLARGSNPGKDQALAEDWIAGSRNFATKLWNATRFAMMNGATVEGPLPATETLSDIDKWVLSRLSETTTEFTALMESYEFARACDAIYHFAWDDLCDWYLELSKEAFASGNAGASQRVLGHVLDTLFRLLHPVMPFITETLWTTLTGGETLVTAKWPVADSSHINKKSEALVGELQKIITEVRRFRNDQGVKPSQKIPGRFIAPADVTAYASAMAFLLRLELTEFTPSASVEIGSMKVELDLSGTVDVVAERARLEKDLVTAQKDMKTADVKLNNEGFMAKAPESVVAEIRERMAATSADIERITAQLAALK; from the coding sequence ATGTCCTCCGAAAAGCGCGAACTCGCGTCGTCATTTCTTCCTGGCGATATCGAAGGCCCTCTCTATACCAAGTGGATCGAAGCTGGTTATTTCACGGCAGATGCCAACTCTTCTAAAGAACCATTCACCATTGTTATTCCTCCACCGAATGTAACGGGCAACCTTCATATCGGTCACGCACTGGATCAGACTCTGCAAGATTGTTTAACGCGCATGAAGCGCATGCAAGGGTTTGAAGCTCTCTGGCTTCCGGGCATGGACCATGCAGGTATTGCAACCCAGAACGTTGTTGAAAAACAATTAGCAACGCAGGGACTCTCACGCCATGATTTAGGTCGCGAAGATTTCGTCAAGAAAGTCTGGGAGTGGAAATCAGAATCTGGCGGACAGATTCTTGGACAGATGCGCCGTCTTGGAGATTCTGTTGACTGGTCTCGCGAAGCATTTACGATGGATGAGAATCTTTCACAAGCTGTGCTGACAATCTTTAAGAAACTCTTTGATCAAGGGCTCATCTATCGCGCAGAGCGCATCATCAACTGGTGCCCACGTTGCCTTACCGCTCTGTCAGATATTGAAGTAGAGCATCAAGATGATGAAGGTGAATTCGTTCAGGTTCGCTATGGCGAAGGCGAGCAGAGCATCGTTGTTGCAACAACTCGTGCTGAGACCATGATGGGTGATGGAGCAGTTGCTGTTCACCCTGATGACCCTCGTTACAAGCACATGGTGGGCACAGAAGTTCTCTTGCCTCTTGTGAACCGCATGATTCCTATCATCGCTGATGAATTAGTAGACCCTGATTTTGGAACGGGCGCCGTAAAGGTCACTGCAGCCCATGATCCGAACGACTTTGAGATGGCGATGCGCCATAACGTTCCTTTTGTTGTGATTATGAATGAGCACGGCATCATGGATGGCACTGGCACAGAATTCGATGGCATGGATCGCTTTGATGCTCGTGTGGCAGTTGTTGCAAAGCTCAAAGAGATGGGGCGCATCGTTGCTGAAAAGCGCCCATACATTCACGCAGTCGGTCACTGTTCACGGTGCGATACAACAGTTGAACCACGTTTATCTAAGCAGTGGTTCGTCAAAGTTGCGCCTCTTGCCAAGGCAGCAGGAGATGCTGTTCGCGATGGTCGCGTAAAGATTGAACCAGCAGAACTTGCACCGCGTTACTTTGAATGGGTAGATAACATGCACGACTGGTGTATTTCTCGTCAGTTGTGGTGGGGTCACCGTATTCCTGTTTGGTACGGACCAAATGATGAAGTAATCGTCGTGGGTCCTGGCGAAAGTGCGCCTGCTGGTTACACACAAGATCCTGATGTTCTCGATACATGGTTCTCATCTGCGCTCTGGCCCTTCTCCACTCTTGGTTGGCCGAATAACACAGCTGATGTGAAGAAGTTCTACCCAACAAGTGTTCTAGTTACTGGCTATGACATCTTGTTCTTCTGGGTTGCTCGCATGATGCTCTTTGGTCTCTTTGCCATGGATGGCGTTCCACCTTTCCACACCATCGTTCTGCACGGACTTGTGCGCGATCAATTCGGTAAGAAGATGTCAAAATCTCGCGGTAACGTGGTTGACCCACTTGAATTCATTGATAAATATGGCGCAGATGCTCTTCGCTTCACTCTAGCTCGCGGTTCTAATCCAGGTAAAGATCAGGCGCTAGCTGAAGATTGGATTGCAGGTTCACGCAACTTTGCGACAAAGCTCTGGAATGCAACGCGCTTTGCGATGATGAATGGTGCAACAGTTGAAGGACCACTACCTGCAACAGAAACCCTTTCAGATATTGATAAGTGGGTTCTCTCACGCCTATCTGAGACCACAACTGAATTCACTGCTCTCATGGAAAGTTATGAGTTTGCTCGTGCGTGCGATGCTATTTATCACTTTGCATGGGATGACCTCTGCGATTGGTATCTCGAGCTTTCAAAAGAAGCATTTGCTTCAGGTAACGCTGGCGCATCACAGCGAGTTCTCGGCCATGTTCTCGACACACTCTTCCGCCTGCTTCACCCAGTCATGCCATTTATTACAGAGACTCTCTGGACAACGCTGACTGGGGGAGAAACCCTCGTAACAGCCAAGTGGCCAGTTGCTGATAGCTCTCACATCAATAAGAAGTCAGAAGCACTCGTTGGTGAACTCCAGAAAATCATTACTGAAGTTCGACGCTTTCGAAATGATCAAGGCGTGAAGCCATCACAGAAGATTCCAGGTCGCTTCATCGCTCCTGCAGATGTGACCGCCTATGCAAGTGCCATGGCATTTCTCTTAAGACTTGAGCTCACAGAGTTCACACCGAGTGCATCTGTTGAAATTGGTTCCATGAAGGTTGAACTTGATCTCTCTGGCACAGTAGATGTTGTTGCAGAGCGTGCTCGTCTTGAGAAAGATTTGGTCACAGCGCAGAAGGATATGAAGACTGCTGACGTGAAGTTAAATAACGAAGGCTTTATGGCAAAGGCGCCTGAAAGTGTTGTTGCCGAGATTAGAGAGCGTATGGCTGCAACATCTGCAGATATCGAACGCATCACCGCACAACTTGCAGCGTTGAAGTAA